One window of the Spea bombifrons isolate aSpeBom1 chromosome 8, aSpeBom1.2.pri, whole genome shotgun sequence genome contains the following:
- the VAMP7 gene encoding vesicle-associated membrane protein 7: MAILFAVVARGTTILAKHAWCGGNFLEVTEQILAKIPSENNKLTYSHGSYLFHYICQDRIIYLCITDDDFERSRAFSFLNEIKKRFQTTYGSRAQTALPYAMNSEFSSVLAAQLKYHSENKAVDRVVETQAQVDELKGIMVRNIDLVAQRGERLELLIDKTENLVDSSVTFKTTSRNLARAMCMKNLKLTIVLVIVTIVIIFFIVSAACGGLTWPSCVK, from the exons ATGGCTATCTTATTTGCAGTTGTTGCGAGAGGAACCACCATACTTGCTAAACATGCCTGGTGTGGTGGCAACTTTCTGGAGGTGACGGAGCAGATCCTAGCAAAGATCCCATCGGAGAACAACAAGCTCACTTACTCCCATGGCAG TTACTTGTTCCATTACATCTGTCAGGACAGAATCATATACTTGTGCATTACCGATGAC GATTTTGAGCGTTCCAGAGCATTCAGTTTCCTCAATGAAATCAAGAAACGCTTCCAGACGACGTATGGATCAAGAGCGCAGACCGCGCTACCCTATGCCATGAACAGTGAATTCTCCAGCGTCCTGGCGGCTCAGCTG AAATACCACTCGGAGAATAAAGCAGTGGACCGTGTTGTGGAAACCCAAGCCCAAGTGGATGAGCTGAAAGGCATTATGGTCCGGAATATAG atCTCGTTGCCCAGAGAGGAGAACGGTTAGAGCTGTTAATAGATAAAACAGAGAACCTTGTGGACTCG tctgTAACCTTCAAGACAACAAGCAGAAATCTGGCCCGGGCGATGTGCATGAAGAATTTGAAGCTGACCATCGTTCTTGTTATTGTAACTATA GTTATAATCTTCTTCATCGTATCCGCAGCATGTGGAGGCCTGACATGGCCCAGCTGTGTGAAGTAA